Genomic segment of Arachis hypogaea cultivar Tifrunner chromosome 16, arahy.Tifrunner.gnm2.J5K5, whole genome shotgun sequence:
CAAGACCTCAGATCCTCAAACAATTTAAAACAGAAATACTAATTTAAAGATTTCAGAACGCATCGCTTACCCAAACAGACTTAGGCCTCAGTGGTGGTTTTTGGTGGCAGTGGCGGCGGCGTGGAGCTCCGGCGATGCAGAGGCGCGGCCAGAAGCTTCAGCAGCGGCGGATCTGGTGACAGTTCAGACGGAGATGGCGCCGGCAACGCGAGCGGTGACTGGGCATGGCGGCTGGACAGGTCGCGGCTTTCCttggtttctctctctctcacctggGGATCCTCTCTTTGCCCGTCGTTTTGCTTGACGGCGACGGACTCCGAGGCGGCGACGGCGGCATCACGTGCAGCAGCAATCCATGATAATGACGATGGCGGCGCTGGCTTCGTGGCGAGAAGGACGGCGGCGACAGACTTCACGACAGAGACGACGATGACGACCGGAACCCGCGAAGACGACGACAGACCCATCTTCGACGGCGACAGCTCCTTCGCGAGCTCCTTCCCTCTCTCCTCGCGTTcgcctctttctctctcctccatTGTTGGCGACGACAGCAGTGACTAGCGGTGGGCTGGGCGCAGCTGGGCGGCGGCGGGATGAGCTCGACGGCGAGGCGTGGTGGTGCGGCGGCGATGCTCCTCCTTcccctcttctcttttctctccgtggatccctctcctccttccctttttgtttcattttattttctgaaGGAGTTGTGTGGTGTTGTATTTTGTGTAGGTTTgcagaaggaaaaagaaaagtagCGGCTAAGATTTCATTTAGGAATAGGGGAAAAAGTGTGTTAATAGAATTAGGGTTTGTGTATAAAATTGGGGATTTTGGGTTTAATTTgaataagataattttaataaaattggagcatagagtactaatttttaaaaaaactaatttaatctttaaagttactttaaaatatttgtggtataaaaatactaattgattctcaatgaattattctaattgaaaatacatggtaatataattaaatttctttATCTTTAAACTTATggtattaaatgatataaatataaattatctaaaattaaatcatataaaattctttttatttcatAACTTTCAACTTcataatttaaacataaaaaaataattcaataattataaaattagacaaaattctaatttaaatagccaaacctcattattttcgaatttcttagaactttaaatcataaatagaaaaataatccataagtatagagtttggataaaaaacttaatttttattttaaatccaattaattgcctttaattattttcaataaaaataatttctaaaattaaaactataaataaatatatataatttgagattagttcaaaataggacttttcaaaagtATTGGATCTTACACCTTTCCTCTTTTATCTTGGTATGCTAAATCCTAATGCTGCACTTTTTTGTCTCCATTTTTATCCTTGAAAAATTAGTATCATTAGTTTACTTGGATGTGACCTTTGCTTAACTGTTTTACTCatatttatcttattattttgatattttgattttgttagaTTTATATTTTCTATGGAGACTTTAGTAGTTTTACTAAGAATGTTGATAGTAGTGCCTTGATTGTGTTAATTTGTTTACTCTAAAAATTTACATTTTGTTGTCTACCTGTAACTTGTTTTGTTTAAATAGTCTAATAATAAATTTGTattgttttttaattattgtcaataataaatttattttagtgtttttattcattgacataaaattattctaaataatttttttgtgtgctatatttttttagataattcaTCATCCTAATATTAATGTTACTGTTGAACTACTTAGAAAGGgcaatttcttgttatttttattaactgtttacttgttaaataatttaaaattgatagtTGCTTGtgaattttaatctttttattatgTAGTGGATTATTTTGTTGGAAGCTTTAAATTATGTGGTAAATTATTTTGttgaaagttttaaattttatctgctttaaaattcattttaatttttctagcacAAATTGAGCTCCATGAAATTCATTTGATGCACTGATATGCAATATTGTGACTTGAATTGGAGGGTCATGGATTCAAATCTTAGATTGGTTGCCTAAATATATGTTTTTAAATGTTAAGTAAATCATTTATCCTTGATTCATTGTAAATTTGTAATTTGACAGCTTCATTGATTTGGAATCGTATGATACTATTGCAATGAAATTCAGAAAGGATGACAGATATTATATAGCTATAGTGAGTGTCTTTTTGTTTTATAAGTTATCAGTATTGAAATATTGTGCTGATGATTCTTGAGGATTTAATTTCTGGATAGTTTTACAACTTGCAAGTATCATAGAAAATTTGGTATGATTGATTCTTTATATAATGTAGTAGCATCAGTATAGTCTAATCTCTAATGCTCATCAGTATTGCTCTTTCGATTTCTGGTTTAATTctgtttaatttttgtaattgagaATTTGGTGCATTTCAAATATGATTTTCCTACTTAAttgaattctcttattttttttttagttttaataagaaactttgatatttgaacttgtttgtgaacttttaactaagaattatagaaaaattattataaaaaattgtaaaattttgaattttgttaatttaaaatattaaatttaaatatttaaaattatatattgaatttttaaataatttctttcaaaaaaataaaatttaagtttttcgtCAGTTAAATCTAACTATTAATTTAattgttaataataaataatatattacagTCATATTTACTGTGGAAAAAAGTCGATGGTAACAAACTCTAGAATTTCACCAATTAAAGTTTATATCCGCCGGTAATTGACGGTTGATGAAAAAATCCGCCAATAAATAATTACCGGTGAGGTTTATACCGTCATATTTATTGCACTACTAAATCCGATGGTAAAGAGGTTAAAAAAATCTGCCGGTAAATAGTTACCGGTGAGGTTTATACCGTCGCATTTATTGCACTACTAAATCCGATGGTAAAGAGGTTAAAAAAATCCGCTGGTAAATCCGACGATATCCGGTAATTTTTTTGTagcgaaaataatttttaaaatttaaaaatactataatagacattaatataaaaattaaaattagatattaattaatgtataaaattattaaatttttttattataataatcacAATCTAACTTTAAAAaactttctcttatgtattttcaaaaacATCCTTAACTTTTAAACATTATAAATATAAtcacattaattttttaatttatcaaacacaaaataaaatatttatacttttaaaaaatataaacatctttttaaaatattctacCAAATCTAATAATATAGAAAAGTAATCTTAAATATGTTGCCGGGTTTTTCTCTCAAATAGTTTAGGTTGCGGTTTTACCCATGACTCCTACTCTATGATCACAATTTTAATCGTGACATATTTTGATTACTACATAAAATTTCAGGAAAGGATTATTGAACACAACCTGCTAATATTCGTTACGAAAATCCTCCCTCAATAAATCTTAAAAGCGCTTTATTTACTATTTCTTTTCTCTCAAActgttttattaaaaagtcaccaaaaaaaaaaaactgttttatTAAACGTAATAGAATCCAAATCCAACTTGGTCACTGGAATATTATAATGTGATCCTAATAAAGCTCGACAGATTTTTGCTTGCATCAACTACTGTATAATTTAGAGAATTTTTGTCCGAAGACTCTTTAAAATAGGCTGTTTTAtaaaatcattaaaattattttatattgaccTTATAATGCGAAAAGTCTCACCTTTTCCCTAAACTTTCTTTCAAAAGAATATAGATAACACCATATACTATAAACTATTCTGCACACTCtgatcaataatcaataatagtatataattattGGGGAAGCTAATGTACTTGGCACACTGGCCAACCacttggattttttatttaaataaataaaaaatacattaattaccgaaataaataattttaaaaatatttatcattttacGTTCTCCAGTCATATcttatttacactgtaaacgaaatatgaCATGTCAGTCGCGTCGCgtctatctcgtttacagtgtaaacgagatagacacttatctcgtttacactgtaaacgagataaggttGAGGGTCGCCTATAAGTATAAGTCGTTTACACACATTTGTTGGACCTCACTTTGACTTAGTCAAACTCTTTCTCCCCTCTTTTAACCTTTTCCTTCCATATCTGAGTCCGAGACGGTGATGGCACGCTAGGCGGGCAACGACGATGACATCAACAGACTAAACGAGACTTCACATTACGCTGGggcggctgatgagcggataatttatacgctttttggtattgtttttaggtagtttttaatatgttttagttactttttattatatttttattagtttttatgcaaaagcacatttctggactttactatgagtttgtgtgtttttctgtaatttcatgtattttctgactgaaattgagggacctaagcaaaaatctgattcagaggctgagaacggactacagatgttgttggattctgaccctcctgcactcgaagtgaattttctggagctacagaagcccaattggcgcgctctcaattgcgttgaaaagtagacatcttgggctttccagaaatatataatagattatactttgcccgagatttgatggcccaaattggcgttcaacgccagccagagacccttttctggcgtaaaactccagaactggcaccagaactggagttaaacgcccaaactggcatccaagctggcgtttaactccagaaaaggcttatgcacgtgtaaagctcaatgctcagcccaagcacacaccaagtgggccccggaagtggatttctgcactctctgcacttagttactcattttctataaacctaagttactagtttagtataaaaactacttttagagattcattttggtaacttatgacattttacatctcatattgtatcttctacagcatgagtctctagaCCTCATatgtggggtgaggagctctgctgtgtctcaatggattaatgcaattactatttttttcttttcgatcacgcttgattctattctaagatactcactcgtacttcaatataaatatgatgatctgtgacactcatcatcattctcaactttatgaacgcgtgcttgacaaccactcccgttctatctaagctcaacgtagtcattgggcgacagcttgagtgcatatctcttgggtctctgatccacggatttgacttgcctctcctgacaacagagcattcgaatccgtgatattagaacctttgtggtagaggTTAGAACCAATTGaaagcattcctgagatccggaaagtctaaaccttgtctgtggtattccgagtaggatctgggatgggatgactgtcgagcttcaaactcatgaatgttgggcgcagtgacagtgtgcaaaaggatagagagattctattccgacacaagtgagaaccgacagatgattagccgtacggtagctgtgcctggtattttttatccgagacgagagatccgacagtagattagccgtacagaaaccgtacctggactattttcactgagaagacagatggtagccattgacaacggtgatccaccaacatacagcttgccatggaaggaagccatgcatgtttggagaagaagacaatagaaaagcagagattcagacgacagagcatctccagaaactcaacctgttcctcattactgaatctcaagtatcattcatttaatgttatttacttttcatagacaaaatcatttttatcattaatctcctgactaagatttacaagataaccatagcttgcttcaagccggcaatcttcgtgggatcgacccttactcatgtaaggtattacttggatgacccagtgcacttgctggttatttgtgcggagttgcaaaggtgtgattgtaattccgtgcactaagtttttggcgccattgtcggggattgttcgagtttggacaactgacggttcatcttgttgcttagattaggataaatttatctttttttggtttagagtcactaaatttgagtcttttattattgtttttgttaaaattttaaaatccttgttttcttttctagatttttttcaaaaatttttaataaatagataaaaatcaataaactaataattgagtcttctgtttgagtttagtttcatgttttatgtttggtgacaattgtatgtttttattttccttcaatttttcgaattgtatgttctttttattttttcatattttcgagttttatgttccttattctttcttgatcttcaagttgttcttgtttattttccttgtttaatctttagtttttcttgttttgtatatttccttgtttttcttgtgcattttcgaattattagtgtccaaagtataaaaatttttaagtttagtgtcctttgtgtttttattttcttaaagatttccaaaatttgttcttggtgtttatcttgatcttcaaagtgttcttggtgttcatcttgacattcaaagttttcttgtttgttttctttgttttgatctaaaaattctaagtttggtgtcattttattgtttctctttcctcattaaattaaaaaaaatttatcttttcctttatttactcatcattttcgaatttcttaggttgacttagtcaaaatttttaaaatttggtagtttcttgttagtcaagttaaaatttcaattttaaaaatttatctttttaaatctttttcaaaacaaatttttttcaattttctttttatatttttcgaaaatcttttataaaattttataaaattattttcttttttttaatttttgaattatttgtcctattttattattttgattgaaaaatttttaagtttggtgttttcttgttaagaaagtttcaatctttaaaattttaaaattatatcttttttcaaatcttttcgtttatttattttctcacaagtatctttaattttaagaaatatctttttcaaaacttcctaaccactttctctctcttcatttttcgaaaatcctcacccataatttttcaaatctttttaattaattaattaatttagttttctaatttcttttatttcttttcttttaattttcaaaacttatACCATTTTTtccatttactttattttaatttctttaatttcaaattagcattaaataaataaaataaaaacaaaaatattttaatttttttattctatttttatttttcaaaatataatcctTCTTCCACATCCATTTTTTTATCTCCCAATACCAGTGCTCTATATCCTGACATAGAGACACACATCTTTTCATTTCCTTGTTAACTGTGTATACAGAAACAAGAGAGGTTCATTATGGActcaagtggaaatgaacagtctagaaggactctggggtcatatgctaaccccactactacttcctatgggagtagtatctatatacccccatcagagccagcagttttgagctaaactctcagctcattatcatggtgtagtaaaattgtcagtattccggtctttcacaggaagaacctactgagtttttggcacagttcttacaaattgctgacacagtacgtgataaggaagtaaattaggatgtctatagattattactgtttccatttgctgtaaaagatcatgctagaggtggttaaataaccaacccacagcaagcataagaacatgaaaacagttatcagacaaattcctaaatcaatatttccctccaaaaaggatgacacagctaaggctggacatccaaggctttaaacaagaggataatgaatctctttataatgcctgtgagaggtacagagagatgctaaggaaatgcccctctgaaatattttcagaatgggtgcagttagacattttctgctacgggcttacagaaaaggcccagatgtctctagaccactcagctggtggatctatacacatgagaaagacaattgaagaggctcaagagctcattgatacagttgctagaaatcagcatatgtacttaagtagtgagtcctccatgaaagaagaggcgaaagcagtatccactgaacttagtcctccagaacaagttgctgaactcaatcagcaattgctttttataacaaaacagttagcagaatttaaagagatgctacaagacactaaaaatgctaacaagaatatggaagcacaattagatcagacaagacagcagttatctaaacaggtaacagaagagtgccaagctgttcatttaagaagtggaaagacattgaatgtctcaactcaaagcagcaggaagccaagaaaggaacatctgacagaggatgaccaaaccactacccaaaatccctctgaggacagtaggAGCCCAGAGAGaaatgattctggcattcaaacgccagaaaagggtcagaagttggcgttaaacgccccgtggatggccaattctggcgttcaaatgccagaaaaggtggcaatctggcgttgaatgcccaaaaagcacccagttttggcgtttaaatgccaataagggatcagacacctggaagtgctgataacaacccccttaagcaggcttctccaaccacttctgtaggaaataaacctgcagcaactaaggttgaagaatataaagccaagatgccttatcctcagaaacttcgccaagcggaataggataaacaatttgcccactttgcagactatctcaggactcttgaaataaagattccgtttgcagaggcacttgagcaaataccctcttatgctaagttcatgaaagagatcttaagtcataagaaggattggagagagactgaaaaagtttttctcactgaagaatgcagtgcagtcaatttaaaaagcttaccagagaagcttaaagatcccagaagctttatgataccatgcacattacaggatgcttgtaccaagacagctttatgtgatcttggggcaagtatcaacctgatacctgcatctactatcaaaaagcttggtttgactgaagaagtcaaactaacctgaatatgtctccaacttgctaatggctctattaaaattccatcaggcgtaattgaggacatgattgtcaaggttgggccatttgcctttttcactgactttgtagtgctgaaaatagaggagcacaagagtgcaactctcattctaggaagaccttttctagcaattggatgaaccctcattgacgtccaaaaaggggagataaccctgaaagtcaatgaggatgagtttaagttgaatgctgtcaaagcaatgcagcatccagacacatcaaaagactgcatgagcgctgatattattgactccctggtggaagaggtcaatatgactgagagtctcgaattagagctagagggcatttttaaagatgttcagcctgatctggaggaaccaaagaaaacaaaagaacctctgaaaactcctcaggaagaggagaagcctcctaatcccgagctcaaaccactcccaccatccctgaaatatgcatttctgggagaaaatgacactttttcggtaatcataagctctgctttaaagccacaggaagagaaagcactaattcaggtgctgaggacacacaagacagctcttgagtggtccataagtgatctcaagggcattagcccagccagatacatgcacaagattctattggaagatgatgctaagccagtggttcaaccatagaggtggctgaatccagccatgaaggaggtggtacagaaagaagtcactaagttactagaggctgggattatttatcctatttctgatagcccctgggtgagccctgtccaagttgtccccaagaaaggagacatgacagtggttcataataaaaagaatgaactggttgctacaagaacagttatagggtgacGTATGTGTATTGaatacagaaggctcaatacagccaccagaaatgatcattttcctttaccattcatagactagatgctagagagactagcaggtcatgaatactactgctttttggatggctattcaggttacaaccaaattgtagtagatcttcaggaccaagaaaaaatagcattcacatgttcatctagagtatttgcctacagaaggatgccatttggtctgtgcaatgcacctgcaacctttcaaatgtgcatgctctctatcttctctgatatggtag
This window contains:
- the LOC140179839 gene encoding uncharacterized protein codes for the protein MEERERGEREERGKELAKELSPSKMGLSSSSRVPVVIVVSVVKSVAAVLLATKPAPPSSLSWIAAARDAAVAASESVAVKQNDGQREDPQVRERETKESRDLSSRHAQSPLALPAPSPSELSPDPPLLKLLAAPLHRRSSTPPPLPPKTTTEA